A single Lactuca sativa cultivar Salinas chromosome 8, Lsat_Salinas_v11, whole genome shotgun sequence DNA region contains:
- the LOC111900173 gene encoding phenylalanine--tRNA ligase, chloroplastic/mitochondrial, with protein MAALTFAHHILFSKPSVFLHSTKNGFNTLFSVSVPAPFLRRYKSSQTIAAASSLLELGGVKISKEDVVKDEPTNNVPDLIFTKLGLQLHRRDHHPLGILKNAIYEYFDTNYNNQFHKFDDLCPIVTTKENFDDVLVPSDHVSRSYNDTYYIDTETVLRCHTSAHQADLLRKGYANFLVTGDVYRRDSIDSTHYPVFHQMEGVRVFSPNDWNDSGMDATLYAAHDLKACLEGLARHLFGAVEMRWVDSYFPFTNPSFELEIYFQEKWLEVLGCGVMEQEILKRGGKSDNVAWAFGLGLERLAMVLFDIPDIRLFWSTDKRFTSQFTKGQLGIKFKPFSKYPPCYKDMSFWINESFTENNLCEIVRGVAGDLAEEVQLIDNFTNKKGMTSHCYRITYRSMERSLTDEEINELQWNVRDQVQSQMNIVLR; from the exons ATGGCTGCTCTCACCTTTGCTCACCACATCCTTTTTTCCAAACCCTCTGTCTTCCTTCATTCAACCAAAAATGGTTTCAACACCTTATTTTCCGTCTCCGTCCCCGCACCTTTCCTTCGCCGATACAAATCCTCACAGACAATAGCAGCAGCTTCTTCACTCCTTGAACTTGGTGGAGTTAAAATTTCGAAAGAAG ATGTGGTTAAAGATGAACCAACAAATAATGTCCCTGATTTGATATTCACTAAACTTGGATTGCAACTTCATAGAAGAGATCATCATCCTCTTGGAATCTTGAAGAATGCAATATACGAGTATTTTGACACCAACTATAACAATCAGTTTCATAAGTTTGATGATCTCTGCCCCATTGTTACTACAAAAGAG AACTTTGATGATGTGTTGGTGCCTTCTGATCATGTTAGTAGGAGTTACAATGATACATATTACATTGATACAGAAACAGTGTTGAGGTGTCACACAAGTGCACATCAGGCTGATTTACTGAGAAAAGGGTATGCCAATTTTCTTGTTACTGGTGATGTTTATCGTAGAGACTCCATTGATTCAACTCATTACCCTGTATTCCATCAG ATGGAAGGAGTTAGAGTCTTTAGTCCAAATGATTGGAATGATTCTGGAATGGATGCTACTTTATATGCTGCACATGATCTAAAAGCATGCCTTGAGGGTTTAGCACGCCACCTTTTTG GTGCTGTTGAAATGCGATGGGTTGACTCTTATTTTCCATTTACGAATCCATCTTTTGAACTCGAGATATATTTCCAG GAGAAGTGGTTGGAGGTTCTTGGATGTGGGGTAATGGAGCAAGAAATATTGAAAAGAGGTGGGAAAAGTGATAATGTGGCTTGGGCATTTGGGCTTGGATTGGAAAGATTAGCAATGGTCTTATTTGACATTCCAGATATTAGACTCTTTTGGTCAACCGATAAGCGATTCACATCTCAA TTTACAAAAGGTCAACTTGGGATAAAATTCAAGCCATTCTCAAAG tATCCACCTTGTTATAAAGACATGAGTTTCTGGATCAACGAATCGTTCACTGAAAACAATCTGTGTGAAATTGTTCGAGGTGTTGCTGGTGATCTCGCTGAGGAg GTGCAATTGATTGACAATTTCACCAACAAGAAAGGAATGACAAGTCATTGCTATCGTATCACTTATCGCTCCATGGAGCGCTCTCTTACAGATGAGGAAATAAACGAGTTACAG TGGAATGTTCGAGATCAAGTCCAAAGCCAGATGAACATCGTTCTAAGATGA